The Triticum aestivum cultivar Chinese Spring chromosome 7B, IWGSC CS RefSeq v2.1, whole genome shotgun sequence genome window below encodes:
- the LOC123161044 gene encoding protein QUIRKY: protein MADGGPPPHAQMVRRLAVEVVDARDLVPKDGLGTSSAYAVADFDGQRKRTRTVPRDLNPQWHERLEFAVPDPAGMHAESLDVSLYHDRRFNPSGGGGGGAGGGKNHFLGRVRIYGSQFSRRGEEGIVYFPLEKRSLLSWIRGEVGLKIYYYDEPAVPPPPPPEDRPPEGADNAPPPEVPPEQPREPPPELPEPTEAAVEVQQPQAQPPVIIVEEAPMHGPHGPMMPPPMMHGHMMPPPMHGPHGPMMHGPMMHARMMPPQPEPEPEPQPQREPGPGPDGAEMYPPELRKERMASSNGHVRVPRHPSGGFGPDYYTAASPRVISGRFASAGEAVEPVQSTYDLVEPMRYLFVRIVRVRGIRACEGPYVKIQAGPHCLRSRPGRDVSGTGIPEWNQVFAISHAKPEPTLEISVWDGGAPSPTDAFLGGVCFDLSDVPVRDQPDGPLAAQWYRLEGGEPGMVTGDIMVSVWIGTQADDVFPEAWNTDAPYAAYTRAKVYQSPKLWYLRASIIEAQDLRVPSPPPGLPFDVRVKVQLGFQSARTRRSVASSSGSAFAWSEDLMFVASEPLDDTLVLLVEDRSMIREPALLGHATIPVSSVEQRLDERQIVASRWFNLEGGMGHGDGGGGDQQGQPGPGFYSGRLHLRLSLEGGYHVLDEAAHVCSDYRPTAKQLWKPPVGVLELGIVGACGLLPMKTKGGSKGSTDAYCVAKYGKKWVRTRTVTDSFNPRWNEQYTWQVYDPCTVLTVAVFDNWRMFAGAGDERQDYRIGKVRVRVSTLETNRAYTASYPLLVLLRPGLKKMGEVQLAVRFSSPAHLPDTWATYTSPLLPRMHYLRPIGVAQQEALRGAAVRTVAAWLARSEPPLGPEVVRYMLDADAHTWSVRRAKANWFRIMGVLAWAVGLERWLDGVRRWRNPSTTVLLHVLYLVLVWYPELVVPTASLYVFLIGVWYYRFRPRAPAGMDARLSQADTVDGDELEEEFDAVSAPDVLRLRYERLRTLAGRVQRVMGDVAAQGERLQALVSWRDPRASRIFVGVCLAVAVALYAMPPKMVAVASGFYYLRHPMFRDPMPAAAVNFFRRLPSLSDRML, encoded by the coding sequence ATGGCGGACGGGGGGCCGCCGCCGCACGCGCAGATGGTGCGCAGgctggcggtggaggtggtggacgCGCGGGACCTGGTGCCCAAGGACGGGCTCGGCACCTCCAGCGCCTACGCGGTGGCCGACTTCGACGGCCAGCGCAAGCGCACGCGGACCGTGCCGCGGGACCTCAACCCGCAGTGGCACGAGCGCCTCGAGTTCGCCGTCCCCGACCCGGCCGGCATGCACGCCGAGTCGCTCGACGTCTCGCTCTACCACGACCGCCGCTTCAACCCctccggcgggggcggcggcggcgccggcggcggcaagAACCACTTCCTCGGCCGCGTCCGCATCTACGGCTCCCAGTTCTCGCGCCGCGGCGAGGAGGGCATCGTCTACTTCCCGCTCGAGAAGCGCAGCCTGCTCAGCTGGATCCGCGGCGAGGTCGGGCTCAAGATCTACTACTACGACGAGCCGGCcgtgccgcccccgccgccgcccgaggaccgGCCGCCCGAGGGGGCTGACAACGCGCCGCCGCCCGAGGTCCCGCCGGAGCAGCCCAGGGAGCCCCCACCTGAGCTCCCCGAGCCGACGGAGGCCGCCGTGGAGGTGCAGCAGCCGCAGGCGCAGCCTCCGGTCATCATCGTGGAGGAAGCTCCGATGCACGGGCCACACGGCCCGATGATGCCGCCCCCCATGATGCACGGCCACATGATGCCGCCGCCGATGCATGGGCCACACGGTCCCATGATGCACGGCCCCATGATGCACGCCCGGATGATGCCACCGCagccagagcctgagccggagccgCAGCCGCAGCGTGAACCAGGGCCAGGGCCCGACGGGGCAGAAATGTACCCGCCTGAGCTCCGCAAGGAGCGGATGGCGTCGAGCAACGGGCACGTCCGCGTCCCCCGACACCCGAGCGGCGGCTTCGGGCCTGATTACTACACGGCCGCCTCTCCCCGCGTCATCTCTGGGCGGTTCGCGTCCGCCGGCGAGGCCGTGGAGCCGGTGCAGTCGACGTACGACCTGGTGGAGCCTATGCGGTACCTCTTCGTGCGCATCGTGAGGGTGCGCGGCATCCGCGCCTGCGAGGGCCCCTACGTCAAGATCCAGGCGGGCCCGCACTGCCTCCGGTCCCGGCCCGGCCGCGACGTCTCCGGCACCGGCATCCCCGAGTGGAACCAGGTGTTCGCCATCAGCCACGCAAAGCCGGAGCCGACGCTCGAGATATCCGTCTGGGACGGCGGGGCGCCGTCTCCGACCGACGCCTTCCTCGGCGGCGTCTGCTTCGACCTCTCCGACGTGCCCGTCCGCGACCAGCCGGACGGCCCGCTGGCGGCGCAGTGGTACCGGCTCGAGGGCGGCGAACCGGGCATGGTGACCGGGGACATCATGGTGTCGGTGTGGATCGGCACGCAGGCCGACGACGTGTTCCCGGAGGCCTGGAACACCGACGCGCCCTACGCCGCCTACACCCGCGCCAAGGTGTACCAGTCGCCCAAGCTGTGGTACCTGCGGGCGTCGATCATCGAGGCGCAGGACCTGCgcgtgccgtcgccgccgccggggcTGCCGTTCGACGTGCGCGTCAAGGTTCAGCTCGGCTTCCAGTCGGCGCGCACCCGCCGGTCGGTGGCCAGCAGCAGCGGCTCGGCGTTCGCGTGGTCCGAGGACCTCATGTTCGTCGCGTCCGAGCCGCTGGACGACACCCTCGTCCTGCTCGTGGAGGACCGGTCCATGATCAGGGAGCCTGCTCTGCTCGGGCACGCCACCATCCCCGTGAGCTCCGTCGAGCAGCGCCTCGACGAGCGGCAGATCGTCGCGTCAAGATGGTTCAACCTCGAGGGCGGCATGGGTCATGGAGATGGCGGGGGCGGAGATCAGCAGGGACAACCAGGGCCGGGGTTCTACTCGGGCAGACTGCACCTTCGGCTCTCCCTGGAAGGCGGATACCACGTGCTCGACGAGGCGGCGCATGTGTGCAGTGACTACCGGCCGACGGCGAAGCAGCTGTGGAAGCCCCCCGTCGGCGTGCTGGAGCTCGGCATTGTAGGGGCGTGCGGCCTGCTCCCCATGAAGACGAAGGGAGGCTCCAAGGGCTCCACGGACGCCTACTGCGTGGCCAAGTACGGCAAGAAGTGGGTGCGCACGCGCACTGTCACGGACAGCTTCAACCCGCGGTGGAACGAGCAGTACACGTGGCAGGTGTACGACCCGTGCACGGTGCTCACGGTGGCCGTGTTCGACAACTGGCGCATGTtcgcgggcgccggcgacgagcggcAGGACTACCGCATCGGCAAGGTGCGCGTGCGCGTCTCCACGCTCGAGACCAACCGCGCCTACACCGCCTCCTACCCGCTGCTCGTGctgctgcgcccgggcctcaagaAGATGGGCGAGGTGCAGCTCGCCGTGCGCTTCTCCTCGCCCGCGCACCTGCCCGACACCTGGGCCACCTACACGTCCCCGCTCCTCCCGCGCATGCACTACCTCCGCCCCATCGGCGTCGCGCAGCAGGAGGCGCTGCGGGGCGCCGCCGTGCGCACCGTGGCCGCGTGGCTCGCGCGCTCCGAGCCGCCGCTCGGGCCCGAGGTCGTGCGGTACATGCTGGACGCGGACGCGCACACCTGGAGCGTGCGCCGCGCCAAGGCCAACTGGTTCCGCATCATGGGGGTGCTCGCCTGGGCCGTCGGGCTGGAGCGGTGGCTCGACGGCGTGCGGCGCTGGCGCAACCcttccaccaccgtcctcctccacgtGCTCTACCTCGTCCTCGTCTGGTACCCCGAGCTGGTGGTGCCCACCGCGTCGCTCTACGTCTTCCTCATCGGCGTCTGGTACTACCGGTTCCGGCCGCGCGCGCCGGCCGGCATGGACGCACGGCTGTCGCAGGCCGACACCGTGgacggcgacgagctggaggaggagTTCGACGCCGTGTCGGCGCCCGACGTCCTCCGGCTGCGCTACGAGAGGCTGCGCACGCTCGCGGGGCGGGTGCAGCGCGTCATGGGCGACGTCGCGGCGCAGGGCGAGCGGCTGCAGGCGCTGGTCAGCTGGAGGGACCCGCGGGCGAGCCGGATCTTCGTCGGCGTCTGCCTGGCCGTCGCCGTGGCGCTGTACGCGATGCCGCCCAAGATGGTGGCCGTGGCGAGCGGGTTCTACTACCTCCGCCATCCCATGTTCCGGGACCCCATGCCCGCGGCGGCCGTCAACTTCTTCCGCCGGCTGCCCAGCCTCTCCGACAGGATGCTATGA